Proteins co-encoded in one Campylobacter ornithocola genomic window:
- a CDS encoding ATP-binding protein has translation MKSLHFFYDNYPKFQKFDERKIQIQTHKNIIIKGGFASGKKNLILNFLSLYKSENILFIDCDDLKFQASVLTNLNSFLTYNPQIKFLALCNFAHDFDFTSLKHLNLQIILSVYDSSFHLDHFEELYLDYLDFEEFLSLNKKHIDTKTMVSYFLHTGRNVILNHNSNTNSSYLKSFYTSLELTILKQIALELGSEFSVNELLKTLKNTIKISKDTLYKSIEKLESNYTLYFVKNLEKNLKKVYFWDFSLKNSLSIQKDFSALFENLVLSELFKFKQEIFYTKYFDFYLPNLKNAFLCSPFKDKDLLTLKIKKILGKNQLALSTIFIITLSQRDEFFLDGIRVMILPFDEWALGN, from the coding sequence ATGAAATCACTACATTTTTTTTACGATAATTACCCAAAATTTCAAAAATTTGACGAAAGAAAAATTCAAATTCAAACCCATAAAAACATTATTATAAAAGGTGGTTTTGCAAGTGGTAAAAAAAATTTGATTTTAAATTTTTTATCTTTATATAAAAGTGAAAATATACTTTTTATAGATTGTGATGACTTAAAATTTCAAGCAAGTGTTTTAACAAATCTTAATTCGTTTTTGACTTACAACCCACAAATTAAATTTCTAGCACTTTGTAATTTTGCTCATGATTTTGACTTTACAAGTTTAAAACACCTTAATTTACAAATCATATTAAGTGTTTATGATAGTAGTTTTCATTTGGATCATTTTGAAGAACTTTATTTAGATTACTTAGACTTTGAAGAATTTCTAAGCTTAAACAAAAAACACATCGATACCAAAACTATGGTAAGTTATTTTTTACACACGGGGCGCAATGTGATTTTAAATCACAACTCTAACACAAACTCATCATATCTAAAAAGCTTTTACACTTCATTAGAACTTACCATACTCAAGCAAATTGCCCTAGAACTTGGAAGCGAATTTAGTGTTAATGAATTATTAAAAACCTTAAAAAATACTATAAAAATTTCCAAAGACACTTTATATAAAAGCATAGAAAAATTAGAATCAAACTATACTTTATATTTTGTAAAAAACCTTGAAAAGAATTTAAAAAAAGTATATTTTTGGGACTTTTCACTCAAAAATTCTCTAAGCATACAAAAAGATTTTAGTGCTTTATTTGAAAATTTGGTTTTAAGTGAACTATTTAAATTTAAGCAAGAAATTTTTTACACTAAGTATTTTGATTTTTACTTACCAAACCTTAAAAATGCATTTTTATGCTCACCCTTTAAAGATAAAGATTTACTTACTTTGAAAATAAAAAAAATCCTTGGTAAAAACCAACTAGCACTTTCAACCATATTTATTATCACACTTTCACAAAGAGATGAGTTTTTTTTAGATGGTATTCGCGTAATGATTTTGCCATTTGATGAGTGGGCTTTAGGAAATTAG
- the rpsJ gene encoding 30S ribosomal protein S10 — MERIRLKLKAYDHRVLDRTVAAIVEAVKRTGADIRGPVPMPTKIKRYTVLKSPHINKDSREQFEMRIHARMLDIVAATPDTVDSLTKLDLAPEVNVEVRAMGK; from the coding sequence ATGGAAAGAATCAGGCTTAAGCTAAAAGCTTATGACCACAGAGTTCTAGATCGCACAGTTGCAGCAATTGTAGAAGCTGTTAAAAGAACAGGTGCTGACATCAGAGGTCCAGTGCCAATGCCTACAAAAATCAAAAGATACACAGTTTTGAAATCTCCACACATCAATAAAGATTCACGCGAACAATTTGAGATGAGAATTCATGCTCGTATGCTTGATATTGTAGCAGCTACTCCAGATACAGTAGATTCACTCACTAAGCTTGACTTGGCTCCTGAAGTCAATGTTGAAGTAAGAGCTATGGGTAAATAA
- the rplC gene encoding 50S ribosomal protein L3, translated as MEYIVEKIGMSRTISTPSIPVTLLKLVQTKVCEVENGKALVAYVKGKANNKCIAGQQKKYNLSAEYNRFASLEVANTEAGDIDFNPLKEASILKVSFNSKGRGYSGVVKRHGFAGGPASHGSRFHRRHGSIGNREWPGRVQPGMKMAGHYGNVKVTVKNEVVSFDEENGILVVKGAVPGFNGAMGKIRIAK; from the coding sequence ATGGAATACATTGTAGAAAAAATTGGTATGAGTAGAACAATCAGCACACCAAGCATTCCTGTAACCTTACTTAAACTTGTTCAAACTAAGGTATGTGAAGTAGAAAATGGAAAAGCTTTGGTTGCTTATGTAAAAGGCAAAGCAAATAATAAATGTATTGCAGGTCAGCAAAAAAAATACAATCTTTCAGCTGAATATAATAGATTTGCTTCTTTAGAAGTAGCAAATACAGAAGCAGGTGATATTGATTTTAACCCTTTAAAAGAAGCTTCTATCCTAAAAGTAAGCTTTAATTCTAAAGGTAGAGGTTATAGTGGTGTTGTTAAAAGACATGGCTTTGCTGGAGGTCCTGCAAGTCACGGTTCAAGATTCCACAGACGTCACGGATCAATCGGTAACCGCGAATGGCCAGGACGTGTTCAACCAGGCATGAAAATGGCAGGTCACTATGGCAATGTAAAAGTTACTGTTAAAAATGAAGTAGTTTCATTTGATGAAGAAAATGGCATCTTAGTAGTAAAAGGTGCGGTACCAGGATTTAATGGTGCTATGGGTAAAATAAGGATTGCAAAATGA
- the rplD gene encoding 50S ribosomal protein L4, which translates to MSKVTVLNDKFEKASELDLPAKYAEVNPHNLYLYVKSYLASLRANTAHTKGRSDVSGGGKKPWRQKGRGGARAGSTRTNVWVGGAVAFGPTNNRNYFQKVNKKQKRLALERALADKAQNNALFSVDSLSIESGKTKDANAVIKKLGLKDALIVKDLLDEKTLLAFRNLANCYVVDISEVNAYLVSVFNAVIIEKAALESIVKEG; encoded by the coding sequence ATGAGTAAAGTAACTGTTTTAAATGATAAATTTGAAAAAGCTAGTGAACTCGATCTTCCAGCAAAATATGCAGAAGTTAATCCTCACAACCTTTATTTATATGTAAAATCTTATCTTGCTAGTCTTAGAGCAAACACAGCTCATACTAAAGGCAGAAGCGATGTAAGTGGCGGTGGTAAAAAACCATGGAGACAGAAAGGTCGTGGTGGTGCAAGAGCAGGTTCAACAAGAACGAATGTTTGGGTTGGTGGTGCTGTGGCATTTGGTCCTACAAACAATCGTAACTATTTTCAAAAAGTTAATAAAAAACAAAAACGCTTAGCGCTTGAAAGAGCATTGGCTGATAAAGCACAAAACAATGCATTATTCTCAGTAGATAGTTTAAGCATTGAAAGCGGTAAAACAAAAGATGCAAATGCAGTTATTAAAAAGCTTGGTTTAAAAGATGCTTTAATTGTAAAAGATTTACTAGATGAAAAAACACTTCTTGCTTTTAGAAACTTAGCAAATTGCTATGTAGTGGATATTAGCGAAGTAAATGCTTATTTAGTATCTGTATTTAATGCTGTTATCATTGAAAAAGCAGCGCTTGAATCTATCGTAAAAGAGGGTTAA
- a CDS encoding 50S ribosomal protein L23, whose product MADITDIKTILYTEKSLNLQEQGVVVIQTSPKMTKNGLKEVLREYFGVTPVRINSLKMDGKVKRFRGREGQRNSFKKFYVKLPEGVSLESSEA is encoded by the coding sequence ATGGCAGATATTACTGATATAAAAACAATACTTTACACTGAAAAAAGCTTAAACCTTCAAGAGCAAGGTGTTGTAGTTATTCAAACTTCTCCTAAAATGACTAAAAATGGTCTAAAAGAAGTTTTAAGAGAATATTTTGGTGTAACTCCAGTAAGAATTAATTCTTTAAAAATGGATGGAAAAGTAAAGCGTTTTAGAGGTCGTGAAGGTCAAAGAAATAGCTTTAAAAAATTCTATGTTAAGCTACCAGAAGGTGTGAGCTTAGAAAGTTCGGAGGCATAA
- the rplB gene encoding 50S ribosomal protein L2: MAIKTYKPYTPSRRYITGVSSDDITAKASVRSLLVKLPAHAGRNNNGRITSRHKEAGAKKLYRIIDFKRRKFGIEGKVEAIEYDPYRNCRIALISYRDGEKRYILQPKGLSVGDVICAAESGLDIKPGNAMKLRNIPVGTIVHNIELKPGKGGQMIRSAGAYAQLMGKEEKYVILRLASGEMRQVLAECMASIGEVGNEEWSNVTIGKAGRNRHRGVRPQTRGSAMNPVDHPHGGGEGKKNSGRHPVTPWGKPTKGAKTRRKKASDKLIISRRKGK; encoded by the coding sequence ATGGCAATTAAAACTTATAAACCATATACTCCAAGTAGAAGATACATCACAGGTGTAAGCTCTGATGATATCACAGCAAAAGCTAGTGTACGTTCATTACTTGTAAAACTTCCAGCTCATGCAGGTCGTAACAATAATGGTAGAATCACAAGTCGTCATAAAGAAGCAGGTGCTAAAAAACTTTACAGAATTATAGATTTTAAAAGAAGAAAATTTGGTATTGAAGGTAAAGTTGAAGCAATTGAGTATGATCCATACAGAAATTGTCGTATTGCATTAATCTCTTATAGAGATGGTGAAAAAAGATACATCTTACAACCAAAAGGTTTAAGCGTTGGTGATGTTATTTGTGCTGCTGAAAGCGGACTTGACATTAAACCAGGTAATGCAATGAAATTAAGAAATATCCCAGTGGGTACTATCGTACACAATATTGAGTTAAAACCAGGCAAAGGTGGTCAAATGATCCGTTCAGCAGGTGCTTATGCTCAATTAATGGGTAAAGAAGAAAAATACGTTATTTTAAGACTTGCAAGTGGTGAAATGAGACAAGTTTTAGCTGAATGTATGGCAAGTATCGGTGAAGTTGGTAACGAAGAATGGTCAAACGTGACTATTGGTAAAGCAGGGAGAAATCGTCACAGAGGTGTTCGTCCTCAAACAAGAGGTTCTGCGATGAACCCAGTTGATCACCCGCACGGTGGGGGTGAAGGTAAGAAAAATTCAGGCCGTCATCCAGTTACTCCATGGGGTAAACCAACTAAAGGTGCTAAAACTCGCCGTAAAAAAGCTAGCGATAAGCTAATAATTTCAAGAAGAAAAGGAAAGTAA
- the rpsS gene encoding 30S ribosomal protein S19 has protein sequence MARSLKKGPFVDDHVMKKVIAAKKANDGKPIKTWSRRSTIIPDMIGLTFNVHNGKSFIPVYVTENHIGYKLGEFAPTRTFKGHKGSVQKKIGK, from the coding sequence ATGGCTAGGTCACTAAAAAAAGGTCCTTTTGTTGATGACCATGTAATGAAAAAAGTCATCGCTGCTAAAAAAGCTAACGATGGTAAGCCAATTAAAACTTGGTCAAGACGCAGCACTATTATACCTGATATGATAGGTTTAACTTTTAATGTTCATAATGGAAAAAGCTTTATCCCAGTATATGTTACTGAAAATCATATCGGTTACAAATTAGGTGAATTTGCACCTACTAGAACATTTAAGGGTCACAAAGGCTCTGTTCAGAAAAAAATAGGTAAGTAA
- the rplV gene encoding 50S ribosomal protein L22: MSRALIKFIRLSPTKARLIAREVQGMNAELALASLKFMPNKGAKFIANAISSAVANGGFEANEVVVSSCRVDAGAVLKRFRPRARGSASRIRKPTSHILVEVSKVEASAEKTTKAKKASVKKES; encoded by the coding sequence ATGAGTAGAGCGTTAATTAAATTCATAAGATTATCTCCAACTAAAGCGAGATTGATTGCTAGAGAAGTTCAAGGTATGAATGCAGAGCTTGCATTAGCTAGCTTGAAGTTTATGCCAAATAAAGGTGCTAAATTTATAGCAAATGCTATTTCAAGTGCTGTAGCAAATGGCGGATTTGAAGCAAATGAAGTTGTTGTTTCAAGTTGTCGTGTTGATGCTGGTGCGGTTTTAAAAAGATTTAGACCAAGAGCTAGAGGAAGTGCTAGTCGTATTAGAAAGCCAACTTCACACATTTTGGTAGAAGTTAGTAAAGTAGAAGCAAGTGCTGAAAAAACTACAAAAGCTAAAAAAGCATCAGTGAAAAAGGAAAGCTAA
- the rpsC gene encoding 30S ribosomal protein S3, which yields MGQKVNPIGLRLGINRNWESRWFPTKANLAENIGEDYKIRTFLKRKLYYAGISQILVERTAKKLRVTVVAARPGIIIGKKGSDVDILRKELQDLIKKEVNINIKEERKAGASAQLAAESVATQLEKRIAFRRAMKKVIQGAQKAGAKGIKVSVSGRLGGAEMARTEWYLEGRVPLHTLRAKIDYGFAEAHTTYGNIGIKVWIFKGEVLQKGVQPEKTEENAPTKKTRRARRGK from the coding sequence ATGGGACAAAAAGTAAATCCGATTGGTTTAAGACTAGGAATTAACAGAAATTGGGAATCAAGATGGTTTCCTACAAAAGCTAATTTAGCAGAAAATATTGGTGAAGATTATAAAATCAGAACTTTCTTAAAAAGAAAGCTTTATTATGCAGGAATTAGCCAAATTCTTGTAGAAAGAACAGCGAAAAAACTAAGAGTAACTGTTGTAGCTGCAAGACCAGGGATTATTATTGGTAAAAAAGGTAGTGATGTTGATATTTTAAGAAAAGAACTTCAAGATTTAATCAAAAAAGAAGTTAATATCAACATTAAAGAAGAAAGAAAAGCAGGTGCTTCAGCTCAGCTTGCAGCTGAAAGTGTTGCTACTCAACTTGAAAAAAGAATTGCTTTTAGAAGAGCAATGAAAAAAGTAATTCAAGGAGCGCAAAAAGCAGGTGCTAAAGGGATTAAAGTTTCAGTTTCAGGCCGTTTAGGTGGTGCTGAAATGGCAAGAACTGAATGGTACTTAGAAGGTCGTGTTCCACTTCACACTTTAAGAGCAAAAATTGATTATGGTTTTGCAGAAGCACACACTACTTATGGAAACATAGGTATTAAAGTATGGATCTTTAAAGGTGAAGTTTTGCAAAAGGGTGTTCAACCTGAAAAAACCGAAGAAAACGCTCCAACTAAAAAAACTAGAAGAGCAAGAAGAGGTAAATAA
- the rplP gene encoding 50S ribosomal protein L16, which produces MLMPKRTKYRKMMKGRNRGYANRGTEFTFGDFALKATEAGRINSRQIEAARIALTRFVKRQGKTWIRVFPDKPLTKKPLETRMGKGKGAVEEWVMNIKPGRIIYEMAGVNEEMARQALTLAMHKLPFKTKFVTRESQNEIY; this is translated from the coding sequence ATGTTAATGCCAAAAAGAACAAAATATCGTAAAATGATGAAAGGGCGTAACAGGGGTTATGCCAACAGAGGGACTGAATTTACTTTTGGTGATTTTGCCCTAAAAGCAACTGAAGCTGGCCGTATCAATTCACGTCAAATTGAAGCAGCACGTATTGCTTTAACTCGTTTTGTAAAAAGACAAGGTAAAACTTGGATTAGAGTTTTCCCAGATAAACCTCTAACTAAAAAGCCTTTAGAAACTCGTATGGGTAAAGGTAAAGGTGCAGTTGAAGAATGGGTAATGAACATTAAACCAGGTCGTATTATTTATGAAATGGCAGGGGTTAATGAAGAAATGGCAAGACAAGCTTTAACTTTAGCAATGCACAAATTGCCATTTAAAACTAAGTTTGTTACAAGAGAGAGCCAAAATGAAATATACTGA
- the rpmC gene encoding 50S ribosomal protein L29, with product MKYTEIKDKTAGELATMLKEKKVLLFTLRQKLKTMQLTNPKEISEVKKDIARINTAISALK from the coding sequence ATGAAATATACTGAGATTAAAGATAAAACAGCAGGTGAGCTTGCAACAATGCTAAAAGAAAAAAAGGTGCTTTTATTTACTTTAAGACAAAAGCTAAAAACAATGCAGCTAACTAATCCTAAAGAGATTAGCGAAGTTAAAAAAGACATCGCTAGAATCAATACTGCAATTAGCGCTTTAAAATAA
- the rpsQ gene encoding 30S ribosomal protein S17 translates to MAFKREIQGVVVQIAGDKTATILVERKVVHPKYRKIVKRFKKYLIHDERNELKVGNTVVAIECRPLSKRKSFRLKTIVSAGVE, encoded by the coding sequence ATGGCATTTAAAAGAGAAATTCAAGGCGTTGTTGTTCAAATTGCTGGAGATAAAACAGCAACAATTTTGGTTGAAAGAAAAGTAGTTCACCCAAAATACAGAAAAATCGTAAAACGCTTTAAAAAATATTTAATTCATGATGAAAGAAATGAGCTTAAAGTGGGAAATACTGTAGTTGCTATTGAATGTAGACCACTTTCTAAGAGAAAATCATTTCGCTTAAAAACTATAGTATCAGCAGGAGTTGAGTAA
- the rplN gene encoding 50S ribosomal protein L14: MIQSFTRLAVADNSGAKELMCIKVLGGSKRRYATVGDVIVASVKKALPNGKVKKGQVVKAVIVRTKKEIHRDNGSLIRFDENAAVILDAKREPIGTRIFGPVGREVRYGGFMKIVSLAPEVL, from the coding sequence ATGATTCAAAGTTTTACTAGGCTTGCAGTTGCTGATAATAGCGGTGCAAAAGAATTGATGTGTATTAAAGTTTTAGGTGGTAGTAAAAGAAGATATGCTACTGTTGGTGATGTAATTGTTGCATCTGTAAAAAAAGCTCTACCAAATGGTAAAGTTAAAAAAGGTCAAGTAGTAAAAGCGGTTATCGTTAGAACTAAAAAAGAAATTCATAGAGATAATGGTTCTTTAATTCGTTTTGATGAAAATGCAGCAGTTATTCTTGATGCTAAAAGAGAGCCTATCGGAACGCGTATTTTTGGACCAGTAGGTCGTGAAGTAAGATATGGTGGCTTTATGAAAATTGTTTCACTAGCACCGGAGGTGTTGTAA
- the rplX gene encoding 50S ribosomal protein L24: MKLKIKKNDMVKVIAGDDKGKTGKVLAVFPKTNKVIVEGCKIAKKAVKPSDKNPNGGFINKEMPMDISNVAKAGE; encoded by the coding sequence ATGAAATTAAAAATTAAAAAGAATGATATGGTAAAAGTTATCGCAGGTGATGACAAAGGCAAAACAGGTAAAGTTTTAGCAGTATTTCCTAAAACAAATAAAGTAATTGTTGAGGGTTGTAAAATCGCTAAAAAAGCTGTTAAGCCAAGTGATAAAAATCCAAATGGCGGTTTTATTAATAAAGAAATGCCAATGGATATTTCAAATGTAGCAAAGGCAGGAGAGTAA
- the rplE gene encoding 50S ribosomal protein L5, translating to MMRLKEKYDQSIKPALVKEFDIKNPMLIPFIEKIVISVGAGELAKDQKVLQNVADTISLIAGQKAVITKAKKSVAGFKVREGFPVGVMVTLRKDNMYAFLDKLITIALPRVKDFRGLPRDGFDGRGNYNFGLDEQLMFPEVEYDKIIRTHGMNISIVTTAKSDKEAQKLLELFGVPFAKGK from the coding sequence ATGATGAGATTAAAAGAAAAATATGATCAAAGCATCAAACCTGCTTTAGTAAAAGAATTTGATATCAAAAATCCTATGCTTATTCCTTTTATTGAAAAAATTGTAATTAGCGTAGGTGCTGGGGAATTAGCAAAAGATCAAAAAGTATTACAAAATGTTGCAGATACTATTTCATTGATTGCTGGGCAAAAAGCAGTTATTACAAAAGCTAAAAAATCAGTTGCTGGTTTTAAAGTAAGAGAAGGCTTCCCAGTAGGTGTAATGGTAACATTAAGAAAAGACAATATGTATGCTTTCTTAGATAAGCTTATTACTATAGCTCTTCCTCGTGTTAAAGACTTTAGGGGTCTTCCAAGAGATGGTTTTGATGGAAGAGGAAACTATAACTTTGGTTTAGATGAGCAGTTAATGTTCCCAGAAGTTGAATATGATAAAATCATAAGAACTCATGGTATGAACATTTCTATCGTTACAACAGCAAAATCAGATAAAGAGGCACAAAAATTATTAGAATTATTTGGCGTGCCATTTGCAAAAGGAAAGTAA
- a CDS encoding type Z 30S ribosomal protein S14 has protein sequence MAKKSMIAKAARKPKFSVRGYTRCQICGRPHSVYRDFGICRVCLRKMANEGLIPGLKKASW, from the coding sequence ATGGCTAAAAAATCAATGATTGCAAAAGCTGCCCGCAAGCCTAAATTTAGCGTTAGAGGGTATACTAGATGCCAAATTTGTGGAAGACCACATTCAGTTTATAGAGATTTTGGAATTTGCAGAGTTTGCTTAAGAAAAATGGCAAATGAAGGTTTAATTCCTGGTCTTAAAAAAGCAAGTTGGTAA
- the rpsH gene encoding 30S ribosomal protein S8 — MINDLISDSLTRIRNAGMRRLETTQLLHSKVIEALLGIFQAKGYIESFNVIEKDKKKFINVVLKYDEKGKSVINEVKRISKPGRRVYKGKDEIKRFKNGYGTIVVSTSKGVLANDEAYKAGVGGEVLCTIW; from the coding sequence ATGATAAATGATTTAATTTCAGATTCACTAACAAGAATTAGAAATGCAGGAATGAGAAGACTAGAAACTACTCAACTTTTGCATTCTAAAGTTATCGAAGCTTTACTTGGAATTTTCCAAGCTAAAGGCTATATTGAAAGCTTTAATGTTATTGAAAAGGATAAAAAGAAATTCATCAATGTAGTTTTAAAATATGATGAAAAAGGTAAAAGTGTAATTAACGAAGTTAAGCGTATTTCTAAGCCTGGTCGTCGTGTTTATAAAGGCAAAGATGAGATTAAAAGATTTAAAAACGGTTATGGTACTATCGTAGTAAGCACTTCAAAAGGTGTTTTAGCTAACGACGAAGCTTATAAAGCAGGCGTTGGTGGCGAAGTTTTATGTACTATTTGGTAA
- the rplF gene encoding 50S ribosomal protein L6 has product MSRIGKQPVAIPSGVEVKLEGNLLKFKKGNLAKELDTKANVNVEIKEGQIFFSPKGEDRQSRAYWGTYRALAQNIIIGLTDGFSKTLEINGVGYKAALKGKVLELALGFSHPINYAIPEGIEITVDKNNVIIKGSDKQVVGQVAAQIREFRPPEPYKGKGVKYSDERIIRKAGKTSKK; this is encoded by the coding sequence ATGTCTCGTATAGGTAAACAACCAGTTGCTATTCCAAGTGGAGTAGAAGTAAAATTAGAAGGTAACTTGCTAAAATTCAAAAAAGGAAATTTAGCAAAAGAGCTTGATACAAAAGCAAATGTTAATGTTGAGATTAAAGAAGGGCAAATTTTTTTCTCTCCTAAAGGTGAAGATAGACAAAGTAGGGCTTATTGGGGAACTTACAGAGCTTTAGCACAAAACATTATCATCGGTTTAACTGATGGTTTTAGCAAAACTTTAGAAATCAATGGTGTTGGTTATAAAGCTGCACTAAAAGGTAAAGTTCTTGAACTTGCTTTAGGTTTTTCTCATCCTATCAACTATGCTATTCCAGAAGGCATAGAAATTACCGTTGATAAAAACAATGTGATTATCAAAGGTAGTGATAAACAAGTGGTAGGTCAAGTTGCTGCTCAAATTCGTGAATTTAGACCACCTGAGCCTTACAAAGGAAAAGGTGTTAAATATTCAGATGAGCGTATTATCCGCAAAGCTGGTAAAACATCTAAGAAGTAA
- the rplR gene encoding 50S ribosomal protein L18 — protein MRANVLKRKISLRIKRKKRIRAKISGTQALPRVSVFKSNRTLYIQAIDDVKAVTLAAVDGRKIGIKANKEGAKKIAAEFAKVLKAKNIEEAVFDRNGYLYHGVIAALAEALRENGIKL, from the coding sequence ATGAGAGCAAATGTATTAAAAAGAAAAATATCTTTAAGAATCAAAAGAAAAAAAAGAATTAGAGCAAAAATTTCGGGAACACAAGCTCTTCCAAGAGTTTCTGTTTTTAAATCAAACAGAACTTTATATATCCAAGCTATCGATGATGTTAAAGCAGTAACTTTAGCAGCAGTAGATGGAAGAAAAATTGGCATTAAAGCAAATAAAGAAGGTGCTAAAAAAATAGCAGCTGAATTTGCAAAAGTTTTAAAAGCTAAAAATATAGAAGAAGCAGTGTTTGATAGAAATGGTTATTTATACCATGGTGTGATTGCGGCATTAGCTGAAGCACTAAGAGAAAACGGAATCAAACTATAA
- the rpsE gene encoding 30S ribosomal protein S5, producing the protein MEKYNREEFEEVIVDIGRVTKVVKGGRRFRFTALVIVGNRKGLVGVGYGKAKEVPDAIRKAVDDAFKNIVEVKTKGSTIPHDVEVKYNASRILLKPASEGTGVIAGGSTRPIVELAGIKDILTKSLGSNNSANVVRATIKALTMLKG; encoded by the coding sequence ATGGAAAAATATAATAGAGAAGAATTTGAAGAAGTAATCGTCGATATCGGCAGGGTTACTAAGGTTGTTAAAGGTGGTAGAAGATTTAGATTTACTGCTTTAGTTATCGTTGGAAATAGAAAAGGCTTAGTTGGTGTAGGATATGGAAAAGCTAAAGAAGTTCCAGATGCTATAAGAAAAGCAGTTGATGATGCTTTTAAAAACATTGTTGAAGTTAAAACAAAAGGTTCAACTATCCCTCATGATGTAGAAGTAAAATACAATGCAAGTAGAATTTTACTTAAACCAGCAAGCGAAGGTACAGGAGTTATTGCAGGTGGTTCAACACGTCCTATCGTAGAACTTGCAGGTATTAAAGACATTTTAACTAAGTCTTTAGGTTCAAATAATTCAGCAAATGTTGTGCGTGCTACTATCAAAGCACTTACAATGCTTAAAGGATAA
- the rplO gene encoding 50S ribosomal protein L15, with protein sequence MNLTKAPGSTHKTKRIGRGQGSGMGKTSTKGGKGQTARKGYNEKRGFEGGQQPLQRRLPKVGFTSKFEKPYVINVEKITAIKELSEITFETINSIHKLSKNVNKVKLIGASAKDLASKIKDEKITFSGQK encoded by the coding sequence ATGAATTTAACAAAAGCACCAGGTTCAACACATAAAACCAAAAGAATAGGCCGTGGTCAAGGTAGTGGTATGGGTAAAACTTCTACTAAAGGTGGAAAAGGCCAAACTGCTAGAAAAGGTTATAATGAAAAAAGAGGTTTTGAAGGGGGTCAACAACCACTTCAAAGACGCTTACCAAAAGTAGGTTTTACTTCTAAATTTGAAAAACCTTATGTGATTAATGTTGAAAAAATCACAGCAATCAAAGAGCTTAGTGAAATTACATTTGAAACAATCAACAGCATTCATAAGCTTTCAAAAAATGTAAATAAAGTCAAGCTTATTGGAGCAAGTGCTAAGGATCTTGCTAGCAAAATTAAAGATGAGAAGATTACTTTTAGCGGACAAAAATAA